The following coding sequences are from one bacterium window:
- the miaB gene encoding tRNA (N6-isopentenyl adenosine(37)-C2)-methylthiotransferase MiaB — protein MPDTLIEEINSEQSIDSLRQRLAGGKKKLYLETYGCQMNVYDSELVASIMHDLDYDLVDQYDEADAIFMNTCAIRENAEQRVWGQLTRFKKLKEQKPDLIIGVLGCMAKHLENEIHDKRPYVNVVLGPDSYKKLPDLLRQESKKNAPVTIQKLKDMDNDFSLSEFRDFKFQIDTRLSRTEVYEEIEPARFGKFTAWIAIMRGCDNFCTFCVVPYTRGRERSRSVESVVEEAKKAVDQGYTEICLLGQNVNSYKDNAHDFAFLMEKVSDVKGIRRVRFTSPHPKDFPERLLYLIAERDNICKHLHMPVQSGSDRILYLMNRTYTRDEYFTLIDRARKIIPDVALTTDVITGFPSETEQDHKDTLSLFERVQFDAAYTFKYSPRIGTKAYAMPDDVSEELKSERLHEIMELQRIVGEKVIRREIGKELEVLVEMVSRKSEERYCTKTGKSQTVIIPRGTFNIGDYVNVKITRSDGHTLFGEPV, from the coding sequence ATGCCGGATACCTTAATAGAAGAAATCAATTCTGAACAAAGTATCGATAGCTTACGACAACGTCTCGCCGGGGGAAAAAAAAAGCTCTATTTAGAAACATACGGTTGTCAGATGAATGTATACGACTCGGAATTGGTAGCCAGTATTATGCATGATCTTGACTACGATCTCGTCGATCAATACGATGAAGCGGACGCTATCTTTATGAATACCTGCGCCATCCGTGAAAATGCGGAGCAGAGGGTTTGGGGGCAATTAACGCGATTCAAAAAACTTAAAGAACAAAAACCTGATCTTATCATCGGCGTGCTCGGCTGTATGGCGAAACATCTGGAGAACGAAATTCATGACAAACGTCCGTATGTCAATGTTGTGCTCGGCCCCGATTCCTATAAAAAACTTCCTGATCTGCTCCGGCAGGAATCGAAAAAAAATGCTCCGGTGACGATTCAGAAACTTAAGGATATGGATAATGATTTCAGCCTGAGTGAATTCAGAGATTTCAAATTTCAGATTGATACCCGCTTATCGCGAACGGAAGTGTACGAAGAAATAGAACCGGCGCGCTTCGGCAAGTTCACGGCATGGATTGCGATCATGCGCGGCTGTGATAATTTCTGCACCTTCTGCGTTGTGCCGTATACGCGCGGACGTGAACGCAGCCGGTCTGTAGAAAGCGTGGTTGAGGAAGCGAAAAAAGCCGTAGATCAGGGTTACACCGAAATTTGTCTGCTGGGTCAAAATGTTAATTCCTATAAGGACAACGCGCATGACTTTGCCTTCTTGATGGAGAAAGTGAGCGACGTAAAAGGTATACGGCGCGTACGTTTTACGTCGCCGCATCCCAAGGATTTTCCGGAGCGGCTGCTGTATTTGATCGCCGAGCGTGATAATATCTGCAAACATCTGCACATGCCCGTTCAATCCGGTTCCGACCGTATACTGTATCTGATGAATCGCACGTATACGCGTGACGAATATTTTACTTTGATCGACCGGGCGCGAAAGATTATCCCTGATGTGGCGCTCACTACGGACGTCATTACGGGGTTTCCGAGTGAAACGGAGCAAGATCACAAGGATACACTTAGTTTGTTTGAACGGGTTCAGTTCGATGCCGCTTACACTTTTAAATATTCTCCGCGTATTGGAACGAAAGCGTATGCCATGCCGGATGATGTGTCCGAGGAATTGAAATCGGAACGCTTACACGAAATCATGGAATTGCAGAGAATCGTTGGCGAAAAGGTGATCCGGCGTGAAATCGGGAAGGAACTCGAAGTTCTGGTGGAAATGGTGAGCCGAAAATCCGAAGAGCGTTATTGCACCAAAACCGGCAAGTCTCAGACGGTCATCATTCCGCGCGGCACATTTAATATAGGCGACTACGTAAACGTAAAAATAACGCGCTCCGACGGACACACATTGTTCGGCGAGCCGGTATAG